The Macaca nemestrina isolate mMacNem1 chromosome 17, mMacNem.hap1, whole genome shotgun sequence genome contains the following window.
CGGATAGAGATGTACAATTGGGAGTAACAGCTAATAACAGCCAACACTTATGGACCACATTAAATGAAACTGGAGCAAGTCAGAGAGATTTGCTGACCACTTATTAAGTGTTTGGCACAGGCCAGGAGATCCAAAGTCTGTAGATGAGGAGGCATTTGAGCTGGTTCCTGATCTCCTGGTCTAAAGGGACACTCTCTTTGAGCTATTCATGAGTTGGTATAGGCAAAGCTGctattttttttcacatgctGTGGCTTAAATAAGAAAGAAGTCTATTTGTCTGTCTTGTAACAGTGCAAAGGAGGCAGGGTTATTTTGTCATCCTTAATCTTAGGCTTTCATCCTTGATTCCAAGGCATTTGTTTCCGTTCTTATCATTTCCCAGACAGGGTGAAGGGGGTAAGAACAAGCTGAGTTCATACCTTTCCCTTCTGAGATCCTGAGCTGGAAGTGGCACATATTATTTATGCTCATATATTGACCAGAATTAAATCCCATGGCCGCACTTTACTGCAGGGGTGGCTGGGTGGCTGTGCACTCAACTAAAATGCACTGACTTTGGAATCATAAGATACAATAATAAAACAAGTAAGCAGTATGCTACTTGAGTGACTCCAAGTTTTCTACATGTTATGCCAGGTCCATTGCTAAGCAGTGGACTGCATGAATGTGGGACGGATTCTTCCATTCAGGAATTATAGCAGTCTGCAGAGGACATGGAATATGTGCACAAGTGTTTGTAATAATCAGAAAGGATGTGACCACCATCGGATGGAAGGAAAATGTAATACTTTAAGAGCTTGTAGCCAACTCATTGTCCTACAGGATCTGTTGTCTACTGATTCTAAAGTCATTGCATCCCACCTTTATGTACTCCACTGCCTGGCAATGGGCCTGGCATATCACCCAGGAAACTTAGAAAGTCACTTACATAGCGTACTGTTTAATTGTTGTTCCATTGTTATATCTTATGAAATGCAGCATCTATGATGTGTATCCAAAGAGACACACATTGGacgtgtatacacatatataaatagatgagcaatgtaaataatttttctgaagtCCTCCCATTTTGTTGGTTCTAAACTCTGCAACCTAAACAAACAATATGTTATGCTTCTGTCTtctcaagcagaaaaaaaaaaaaaaaaaaaaaagttcttcctTGTAGTTAAGGATGAATATTAACAAAGGAACTTGGGGAAAGTGGACCTGCTTATACttttttgcctttcatttttttctctcccacttCTGGCCCCTTAAATGGCTCTGCTCTGATAGGCTGCATGGTGCAGATGTGTGGGAGGGTATGCTGCACCCCAACATGGGCCAGGAGAGACAGAGGGGATGTGCATAGGTGAtcccctccctccagcctttCGTTTTTCAGTTAAACTTCAGAAGCTGATGTTCCACTTTGGAAACTCGATTTAAGTATGGGCTACTCTGCATGCTGTCTGACAATGGAGAGGATTCAAAGTAATAGGGCTTAAAACACCTTGGGTAGCCCCACAAAATGCTACCGGAGAGGCTGTCAGAGATGCTGGGGAATCATGGAGAAAAATGAGTGGTGTTAAGCATGATACATATTTTCAGGTCACTTGTCAATCTAAAATCTTTCAAAGCTTATTGGGACTCTTGGGATAAAGTCCCAAATCCTTGTCGTTGCTCTCAGGACCCTCCATGGACTAACTGTCTACTTCTCCAGCCACATCCAAGATGCCTCTCCTTCATGTCAGCGCCCCAGTCACTCTTCACTGTCATTCTTCAGATGTGACTGACTCTCCTGCTGAGTCCTTCCTCCTTAGAGGTTTTGTGCAAACGGTTCTTCTGTCATGAACAGCTTTCTGCTGCAACCTTCACCCAGCCACAATTCCAACACGTTCTCCTCTGCTCCTCAAACTTGGTTAGTGCATTTTTTTTAACAGcaccttttattttccttttctgagcaCTTATCATCCTTCAGCAGCTTGTTCACTGAGTTTCCATTAGACCATAAACGCCTTAGGGGCAGACACCATATCTTTCTCATTCATCCCACAAACGCCATGCCTATCCCAGTGCCAACGGACTCCAGCCTCTTGAGAAATATCTGTTAAAGAACTAAATGTCTCGATGCATTTAAAGATAATTCTCTGGGCTGACTGGGTGGTGCTACTAGAAATGTGAGAACTGAATGAGGCTCTTCCTGCCTCATCTCTTGCAAGTCCAGCTAGGAAGTGGGAGGTTGGAAGGGCAGGCATTATAGATGTGGATTCTGGGTGAGGAATCTCAGCCAGGGAGTCAGGCCAGGACTCTCGCTGTGACATAGGAACATTTTCAAGGGAAGTGACCCTCTGCTGGAACTCCTCGGTTCCAAGGTGGTCATTAACTTGGAATTGTTATGCAGTGTGAATAATTTGCCTGTGGAAAAAATTTAGCACCAACAGTAGTGCTACTTTTGCCATTAAATTTCAACTGGAATCCTGACTCATCTCAGCCAGACTCAATTCAAACTGTGCCATTTCTGTAACATTAAAATAGAACCCATAGCCGCACCAGCAAAGCCCACCACTTAACAGAGAGAGGACCTTGGTACTTTCAAGGAAGGACCAATGGGAACCGGGGAAATCTAGAAATCGCCCCCCCTACCCGGCACCCAACAAAACGCTGACTTGGGGAAAAATGTGGCTTAAATCCATGGGGATTGAGCCTCTATATCTGAATGGATTTagtcttccaggttcatgccatttgGTCAATCTTCTCTaaatcatttattcactcattgagtCACCATTCGAGTGCCTACTGTATACTACCCCAAGGACCAGTAATCAAAGTGAAATAACTGCTTCTATCCACAAATGCTTATTGTCTACTTGGAAAGACAGATATGGGAAAAATAAGCAGAACAAAGTCCTAGAGGAATGACAATATAACTTACAAATTCCAAGTGATACATCCAGCTGCTGCAGAAAAACATACCCTTAGAACTCAGGTGCAAACCCCTCTAAGTTAAGGCCTAAACCATcagttatcctttttttttttttttttttttttttttaacctttggcACTTACTGTAGCTCAAGAGTTTTCAGTTTCCTGCATAACCTCAGCTCGCGAGGACTGTCCACTACTCCAAATTAGCAAGTAAAAATGCTAAGAAGTCATAACTCCATTCATTACAGCAAATGCTGTGACCTTTTAAAATAAGTACCTTACCTAGAAACTGAGCATTCTTAGTATTTTCAGAGTTCTTAGcaaattatttaatgttatttaaagaAATGGTTTACATGACACCATTTCATGCCAATTCTGTTTCAGTGactataatctcagtgcttttaTTTGAAAGAATCTATTCATAAGATTTCAACTTGACTTCTATTAACAGGAGGCATTCAGATGCAGTTTATCTAGAATAGATTCCAGCTACATTACTGATAACgatattttaatgataattttatgAGGCATTCACTTACTTGTATAATTCTATCCAGATGACCATAATGAGCAGGACATAGATAAGCAAATGTTTTAGAGGGGCTCTAAATTACGGAATAGTGCAGGTCCTACTAGAAAGAAacattgtcttttttgttttgcttggcaTGAGCCTAGGAAGATGCAAACATACCTATTGCTGTTAGTGACAATGCTACCAGCAAATGCAGACCAATACTAAAAGATCTGAATTCTCCTCTCAGTTTGAGCACCTGTATTGATCCCTACCTGAGGCTACCTACACCTGACCTTGCATATAAGTAAGccccaaattatattttatgttcaagTCTACAAATTAGGCTGAATATCACTTGCAGATAAAGGAGATCTAACTGATGCATTCTCACAAAAGgaagaaggtaggaaggaagtGGTACACAGGACAAGTAAAAACCACTCTATATTTATTCATTATAGAACACACTTTTctttccagaaagaaaacaaacagtcTGAGGTATCCCACGTTCATAAATCCCATTCTATGGCTTTACATCCTGAATTTCTCTGTTGTTAATCAAGGTTTACAATCATTATACACAGTGATTAAAATTTTTCCCTGAGATCATCAAGGCTGTGCCTTTGACTATAGAAATACCTTACCCTACCAAAATTCAGGAGAAACCATagaaaactaaaagtctttttgGTGGTAGAAAAGGCAGATAACTTAGGCAGAATTCCTGAGAAAAAGATGCAGAGTCTTTAAGCCACCAGTTAAATTTTACCTGGCTGTGAACTGTTATCCCTTCTACATTTCTAAATACTCTGGAAGGAAAATTCATCTTATTGCATAGAAAGACACTTTTTCACAAGGCTATGCACAAAGCATCTTTGCTTTTGCTAGCTGCCACAGCCATCTTGATGCCTCAGTTTCCAGTAAAATTTAAAGCTTGAGAGGTACAGGCAGCCGTTCCCCAGTGAcatatggaaaagagaaaaaaccaGACATGGATGATGATGAAAAATGTGGTTGTCATATTATGTGTCTCCCTCAGACCTGTGATACTTCTCCAAATGGTCTGGCATCATAATAGCTACCGATCCTCCACAAGTAGGAATGAGGAACGACTTACTGGATTATCACCTCAAATCCCAGCCTAATCAGCTCCACAGGGCATAAGGCAAATGGCCACTGGCACATGTTGTCCAGTTTGGGTGCACCGAAAGTCAGCTCTGAATGGAATGCCACTTCCAGCAGCCCCTCCCAAGTTGGAACAAATCACAAGCTGCAAAAGAGCCAGCCTGCCCAAATAGTCATTATTAAATTGTGCTGTGTCCCTCTGCCCACCCATCCCCATAAAATTGCACAATGGAATGATTGTATTCCCTACTGAAGACTTCTCCTCCTAATAGTAAGCAAGCAAAGGTTTCCCTAGTCTGCCCCATATTGAATTGCAGAAGAAGGCAGCCCACCCCAAGATGTGGGGAGTAAGAAAGGAAGCAGGCGAGTGAGCTGGATGTCAGGCGAACATGCTTAGAAGGGACGTGGTAGAGTGTGTAGGCCTCCGAAGATGGAAACAGCAGGGGAAGGCTGAGCAGCGGTGGGTGGTGGCACTTCCAGAGACATCATCCCATGGATGCAATGTTCCCAATTCTCTTTCTTAGGTGTTCTTGAGGTAGTTCTGACAGGCTCTTGCCATGTCTTTCAAGAAGTTAGGAACTCCATTCTGCAAAGGAAATGAGACTGTCATTTCTGTGTCTTCACAGTGGTTACTCTTGATTCTTTGGGATGTGGCAGAAGGTAAACAACGTTGGCTTTAGGGCTAACAAAAATGAATAGGCTCCGTAACTGGATTTCAACAGaatgttgttgcagatgatgaCAAAAAGTAGGACCCAGGACAAAAGGAACACCAGTCAACAGGAACTTCTGTTGCAAAAAGGCCTTATATGTTAGCTTTCTCTAGGAAAAAGCAAAGATGTTTCTGAAACAGTGtttcttgaaaaaagaaaacacaagaaatgGGGTTGGGCTGGACTGTTACATTCTTCCAAAGAAATGAGAGGAAGGACTTGCCTTACTGAATTAGAAAATGGTAAGGATTGGGGATCAAGGAGTAGGATATATGATTATTTAGTTCATGTTGAGCATTGGGCAAGACTTCTCCTGAATATTGTCTTATTTACTCCCCTTCTATGCAGTAGAAGACATCTATCTTCTTttgtaaaaaggaagaaatgcatggCTTCCTTAAATACAACAAGACAGTcagtagcagagccaggattcaaaatTGCATCTGTTTGACTCCAAAGTTGATGTGCTTTTTCACTCTTCCAAGGAATCTGTTGACCTCTCAAGTAGTAGATCTCATGCAAAGCAGGCTGGTGGTCCCCATAATGCCAGGCTCCTGGGCAGTCTCTAGTGATACAAACTACCACTGCAGTTCCCTtccttatagaaaaaaaaaaaaaggcaaaaacaacaaaagtggAAGCTTCCCTCAGGCTTGGACACATCTGGTTGTCTCCAAGCCAGGTCAGTCTGTCTTATTCCCCAATAAGCAGAGGAATATAGGCTCCAAAGGCACTATTGCTCCTACCAGGAGCAGACTATTGTCCAGAGGTTCCAAAGAGTGATTCTGGCGGGGTCTTGGGGCACAAGCAGGGAGAAGTTGGCATTCCAAGCTGACAATTCTTTGTCTTTTGTCCCAGCCTCCGTCTTGGATGTTGGCAACCCCCAGCCCTAACCAGAGTCACTCAACCAAACTCTTCATAAAGAGCCTCATTACGCCTGAGACAATGTGTCTCTTCAGCCTGACAGCCCCAAGGGCTAAGTCAACATTTGTCAAACACACTCCCCCATCCCTCCCGCCTGCCCCGCCTCCTGGGATCTCACCTTGGCAGCCCAGTTAATGAGCCAGGACGGAATTTGGCCACCCGGGTTATCGAAGTAATACATGAAAActagagagggaaagaaaagacaatgcagaaaaagcaaaaatacccGAAAAAATACAGCAACAAAACTGTGCAAACTTTATATCTTCATATTCAAGCTCAGAAACTGCAGAGGGAGGCGGCATATATTTCAGATGGACTTCTCTCCACCAACTTCGCTTACGGCATACTTAAATATAGGCACTTTTGAAAACATAGCCACAGACACATTTTGCTGCTATTGATTAAATACCTGGCAAGTGCTGGACACTTGAATATAGCCTCTCATTCAATTATTCTAGCAATCCTAAAGAGATGGTCAAattaatcccattttacaaatgatgaaacAGATACTCATGAAAATTAGGTGACATATTCAAGGTGACCGTCTAACTATGGTTCAGATTTTTGCCTAGGACACAAGGCCACACTCATTCTGGTAGAGCTGGTGGCCTCCCGCCCCACTCTCTGTCTGCAGCTTTCCTCCCTGGGGGCTGGAACTCAACCTGGGCAGGTCTTGAGTCTCTGAGTTTGTACTGAGCTGGAGCTGAGATCTCCAAGACAAACCTGACAGCTTTCTTGCCTACCCTTAGGCCCAGTGTATGCGTCCACAGGACCAGCTGGAATTGAATTTCTAAACTCTCTGGCTTACTTATAATGGTCCGGTTTCATCTGGACAATCCATGAATCTGGAGAAAATAGACTGGGTCAGAGTTAAACATCAACTTCATACTCTACTCAAGTTTGTTGGGGTGGAATGACGCCCTCTCTAGGTGCTGATCCTGGTCTGCTCTGCACCTGTGCCTGTCCTCTGACCTTTAAGGATATGCTTCATGTACTCGACATGCCCCTCCATCAGGCTGGGTGCACTGACAGGCACCATGGGTTTTACCTTTGCTCCCCTTCTTGCCGTCACTCTCGATCGCCAGGCTCTGCTTGTATTGCTTCACCCGGATCACCCCAGACCTCTCAACAAGCTGAGGCACGGAGGTGCTCTGGGCCAGGACCACGTGGATCTTCCGCCCTTCCACGTCCAGGTCTCGCCGCTGCCGGAGGTAGACATACTGCATGGCCAGTCAAGGCAAGACACCAACGCCAGCATTGTAGACAGACAGAAGGAAAGCGCCACAAGCTGGAAGCAAAGGGAGGTAATTCTGTGCCTCCCACTTGGCATTTGCTCCCTTCTACTGCTAGTTCACTTACCTGCCCTGTCTCCCTACCTGCACTGCAAGACTATGCCTCACACCACCTAGTGTTCTCATCTAAGAGCATGCATTACTTACCTGTGAGTGGTCCCTTCATACTTTTAATTATGTGAGGAAACTACTTTTCCTTTCTCCAAAAAGGCACTAGGAGGTGACAGAGGAATGGTCACTTAACAGCTGTGTGGTCCTAGGTAAGCTACTCAGCCTTGCTGAGACTCAGATTCCCTATGTAGGAAAGGGAGTAACACTGCCTTCCAGACAGGCTTGGTGAGGCCATTAGAGAAAGACCTGGGCAGAATAAGCACTCAACAGAAAATGGTGTCATTCCTTTTTGTTCTGGCCCCACCCAATGCTCTAATTACTGACCTCTATGCATAGTAAATGATCAAGCAATGTTACAACTGATGACCACAGGAAGACATGGGACCACCTGAATATTTCATAGGCAGATGCCCTCTCTGGGCTAACACTAGTTCACCAAGAATAACAAAGCCATTTCATGTCCATCAGCCTTGACAGAAGAACCCTTAAGTTTACGGCACTATTCTAGGGAGGATAATGAAAGTCTATGACGCCACAGGAATCACTACTTACCGAGCCCTTATCATGTAACATCATGCACTTGACATACAGCTTAAATTTCGATCCGTACAAAGACCCTGTGAGTTTGTATGAGTATCCCCATACTACAGATGACAAAAGTGAGGCTCGGAGAGGAAAAGAACCTTGCCAAAAATCCCACATTCCAGCCGAAGTGATGAAACCTGAATTTTTATCCCAGATCTGGCTCCAAAACCTACTTAGAATTTCATAGCTGGATGAGGCTCAGATATTTAGTTTGTTAGTTACACTTTCATACAACAGAATTTTGGGTTTCACACTCAAAGGAATCAAAAACCTAAAAGAATCAAAAAGTCACTACGCACAACACAATGACACTTACTATAACACAGCAGCTGTTTcagcccccacccaccccagtgtccttttttttttttgagatagagtctcacccaGACCGGAGTGGGGTgttgcgatcttggttcactgcaacctccacctcctgggttcaagtgatcctcccacctcagcctccggaatagctaggattgcaggcgcccaccacatccagctaatttttttttttttttgtatttttaatagagacggggtttctccatgttggccaggctgatctcgaactctgacatcaagtgatctgcccactttggactcccaaaatgttgggattacaggcgtgagtcaccgcgttCAGCCCCACCTCAGTGTCTTGACAGCGCCCCCTGTTGCCCCACCCTCACACTGGACAGTCTCTCTCTCCATGCTCTTATGTACTGGTGAGTAAAGTTCTTAAATGTTTCAGGAAAGAGAAGATGTTGATTTGTCTCTGGGTTCCTTTCTCCTACAccttttagtttttccttttagcAAATATTGTTCCACTCTCTCCCCCAACTTTCTCAGCTCATGTGATAGATATCATCTGATACTCCACGGAGGAAGAATTACCTTGATATAGTGATTCAAATTTGGCAGAACACCTTTGAAGGGTTGGCAGTTTATCTAATTCAGCGgcttccaaacttttttttttaactccacgAGACCCTTTGCTAAAAGGATCTTATATGGAAATTGAATCTGTAAAACACCTTGCTGCTGGGATTGAAGAGGATGGTGAAGGAGACAAAATCTTACCTAGGAGTCATCCTACCTCCATCCTACCCACTTCCAAAATTCCATCCTAGCCCCCCAGCTTAGTCCTAAGGGGGCTTCTCAAAACCTTACAGTGCCAGCCAAGCCTCCCTACATTTCATCCAACTGCTTCATTTCATAAACAAGGACATTGAGAGGAAGAAGCTTACAGTCAGTGTCTAGAGCCAGCAATCAAGGAGGGATTGCTGTGGGGTCTACTGAGATGGGGGAGGCGGAGAGAGCTGGAAATGCAGGGGCCTGAGTTCCAGCACCCACTCTGCCACTAACCACCTATGTGCCCCTGGGAGCCCTTTTTTTCCCTGTAGACTGAGGGAGCTGTATCAAGCACTCTTTCTAAAAAGTTCCTTCCAGGTCCCCAATTTTGTGGCCTGACAATTTCAAGGCCTAGGAAACTTCTTAGGAAAGTAAGAGCTGCTCTCCAGTGACCATAATTACAGACACTCCATGTGGTCGGGCCCAGAAATCACACTCTGAGCTCTCCAAACACCACACAAGAAGCAACATTAGCAGATGCTGCTGCAAGAATCAGAGACAATATTATCTGTGCCTGCTGAGAAACCAGCTCTACCTCTCTGCAATAGACTGCAATAGACACAGAAACACTTAGAAGGCCAGGGAATGAGTACCTTGTGGAAAGGATACGTCTCTGTTGGACATGGGAAAAGGGTACTTCACTTCCCAGTAGACCACAGTCTGTCCATTGCATTCTTGTTCATAGAGTGCTAAAGGAGAGCAAAAGAAGTTAATGCATCTGGAAGCCGTTTTAGCTACAACTAATAAGATGACCTcttaggccaagcacagtggctcatgcctgtaatcccagcactttttgaggccaAGGTAAgtggattgcttaagtccaggagttcaagaccagcctgggcaatatggtgaaaccccatctctctctaaaacaaaaaaaaaaagcaaaaaaatcagccaggcatggtggtgcatgtctgtagtcccagctactctagaggctgaggtaggaggatcatccaagcctaggaggtcaaagttgcagtgagccaagccgtgactgcaccactgcactccagcctgggtgacagaatgacaccatgtctcaagaaaaaaaaaaaaaaaaagataacctcTTAGGGTATGATAAACCACTAACTCATAaggtataaaattctagaaataagtCAAACCGATTAATTTGCACTGAAAACTTATTGCCTAAGAAGCCAACAAATCTTGTCCATTCTATAGCATAAATAATATTCTTGATAGAATgcaatgaaataaaatcagacaTCAAAAAAATAGTCAGAGGTTTAAAATTCAGGATAACCACCAGATGTCACTAGAGTACCAATAGTTTTGCTTCTGAGCCCTTTAATTCTTACCCTTTAGGATTCCTTGACCCGTTACAGCTAACCTGGAACTGAGTCACCCAGTCTAACACATTCATAGGTCGGAAATGAAGGTTCCAGAATGAGCAACGTCCTTCTTAAATAGTTAGAGATCAGCACAACTGTGGCTTACCCcaagtttctttcttctctcccatgTTTCTTTGCACTATGCCACAGCTAGGGTGACCGAATTTCCCTAATAATCCTTTCATCTTACTATTATGTGCAAACAGCAGCCAACTCTTGGAGTGAGATAGCAAAGAAATTTAATGGCATGcacaccctctgtccccaggctgtgCTGTGCAGTAAACTTCTTTCCACCTCCAGTTACAGAAGGAGCCCAAAGTCCTTGGAGGAGATGCTAAGGAGGGAAAATTtagcttttgaaaaaaaatctattagaagCACACTGCAGATTAAGGAGCGTGCCAGCCCATTATGGTCACAGGAGGCTGATGAGAGTCCTtaaaggaaagggagaagtgGACCTCTGTTGCTTTTACATGCTCAGCATTAATCCCGCCTTGAACATCTCAATTTTCCTTCAGGGCATCACCCTTCCCCTACTTCTCAGCTGCATGGTTTCAGCAAGACTGACTCTGCAGTAATTTCAGGGCTGGGAAAATGAGCAAGACATGGCCATGGTGACTAATTCAGGGATGGCAGATCTGTCCAGAGTCGTAGTTAGTCACTCTAGCAAGTTGAGAGCAAAAAGTGATTTAGTAAAGCTCTTGGATGGACCAGAGTGAGATTCCCAACCTCAGCACTGTTCCAGCAAAGCCTAACTGCTGCTTCCACTGGATCAGAACCCAGAGTAAAAGCTGTTGATGTTGGGGAGCAAACATCAGAGTCTCAGCAGTTGTTTGCCCTAAACTCAGATGCCTTCACTGGTCACTGAAAAATGGATCTTCCATGCTGCCTGCTTCCTCGCGTGTCTCTTTTCCAAATTGAAGCCACATGTGGGTCTTATTGGCAGAGTCTATGTCACATGACTGTATCTTGGCTGCAAGGGAGGCCTGGACAGACAGTGTCTGGCTGTTCCCTTGGATAGGTAAGCATCCCACTGCCCCCTAAATAGGAAGGGTATTTGAGAACGCTAAGTTGCCGAAAACCATGATGAATGTCCACAGAAAATAAGCACAAACTCCAAGCTGAGCTGACAAGAGCCAATCCTGGCATCTGGCTGCCATCCCTAGAAAAGTAGAATTCTGTTTCCTCTGGGGTTATTTGTATGGTTAGAATATAAACCTGGATTTTCTGGCGGACATCTTGGCCATGACATAAGAATCTGCCTAGGAATTAGGTCaacacagaagaaaacagagtctagagatagagaaagaaacgATCCTGATGAAATTATTTAAGTTCCCTGTTGCAGCTGTCCTCAAAGTTAGAAacacctggactttttttcagTGCCATGAACTAATAaactcatttttctcttcttacgCTGTCTTTAGTTGGCTTTCTGTTACTTGCCGCCAAGAGTCTTGACTAAAGGCTTTATGTGCCTTTGGCTAGTTCCATAGTTCCATTCCACTATGACCGGGTTGGCAGAGGCTACTCCAGCTCTAAGTGGCAGGAGAATTCCCTGTGTGATGTCTTTCATAACGCAACACTTACAGGGAAAAGTCTAAGACCCATAGACTGGTCACCATGCTAGGCCCTGGAGGATCTGGACCCAACAGCTGCCCTAGTTCACCTAGTAGTAGAAGAACCTACCCTAGCTCTTCGACTACTACTAGTACTAGTTCTATTAGCTAATTCTACTAGTACAACAGTACTAGCAATAGTAGTAGTAGAACTAGTACTAACAGTAGTTGAAGACCTAGGATAGGTTCTCTTACTCCAACCAACCCAACACCACCAAACTGCTGGCGGCTGTTGAACATATTGCTTCATGCTTTCCTGACTTTACTAATGCTGATCCCTGGGCCTAGAATGCCCTTCACCAGTCATCCCATCACTCTCTCACCTCCTCACATACATGTATTCTTCTCTGTTTGGAAAATTTTGATTCAACTCTCAAACCAAAACTTGGATCGCACCTCCTCCCCTTTCATGACAACGTAGACACATGCGAGGATCACACAACTTAAAAGTGACAGCAAAGGAGCCTCAAGAGCAAACTGTGGGGAGGGTCTAAGACTATGTAAGGAGCAAGTCCTAGCAATAGCAAAAGTGCATTTCAGTCCcacatttaaaatgcttttgtttcaaaatttaataGGAAGCACTATGTAGTAGaagttaactttattttttttctactggcaagaataaataaaaagagattatacctttttttttttttttttgagacagggtctccctctgttgcccatgctgaagtgcagtcttggctcactgcgacctctgcctcttgggttcaagcaattcttagtgcctcagcctcttgagtagctgggactacaggcatgcgccaccatgcccagctaggttttgtatttttagtagagacaggatttcaccatgctggccaggctggtctcaaactcctggcctcaagttatctgcccgcctcagcctccccaagtgctgggattacaagcatgagtcactgcacctggtcagAATAGATCTACGTTCTaatgatttggaaaaaaaaaaaaaaaagtgctgggtgcagtggctcatgtctgtaatcctagctctttgggaggccgagacaggcagatcccctgaggtcaggagt
Protein-coding sequences here:
- the PCT gene encoding phosphatidylcholine transfer protein isoform X12; this translates as MELAAGSFSGEQFREACAELQQPALAGADWQLLVETSGISIYRLLDQKTGLYEYKVFGVLEDCSPTLLADVYMDLDYRKQWDQYVKALYEQECNGQTVVYWEVKYPFPMSNRDYVYLRQRRDLDVEGRKIHVVLAQSTSVPQLVERSGVIRVKQYKQSLAIESDGKKGSKVFMYYFDNPGGQIPSWLINWAAKNGVPNFLKDMARACQNYLKNT
- the PCT gene encoding phosphatidylcholine transfer protein isoform X14, producing the protein MELAAGSFSGEQFREACAELQQPALAGADWQLLVETSGISIYRLLDQKTGLYEYKVFGVLEDCSPTLLADVYMDLDYRKQWDQYVKALYEQECNGQTVVYWEVKYPFPMSNRDYVYLRQRRDLDVEGRKIHVVLAQSTSVPQLVERSGVIRVKQYKQSLAIESDGKKGSKVFMYYFDNPGGQIPSWLINWAAKEGNCSGSLYH
- the PCT gene encoding phosphatidylcholine transfer protein isoform X6, which gives rise to MFAWHRRHVKSEVTPTQLHLTVEKIKAQKGPSLSCCHLKKVLASPLPSAMITSFLRPPQPCRTKTGLYEYKVFGVLEDCSPTLLADVYMDLDYRKQWDQYVKALYEQECNGQTVVYWEVKYPFPMSNRDYVYLRQRRDLDVEGRKIHVVLAQSTSVPQLVERSGVIRVKQYKQSLAIESDGKKGSKVFMYYFDNPGGQIPSWLINWAAKNGVPNFLKDMARACQNYLKNT
- the PCT gene encoding phosphatidylcholine transfer protein isoform X15, producing MDLDYRKQWDQYVKALYEQECNGQTVVYWEVKYPFPMSNRDYVYLRQRRDLDVEGRKIHVVLAQSTSVPQLVERSGVIRVKQYKQSLAIESDGKKGSKVFMYYFDNPGGQIPSWLINWAAKVCWSLLEVHSRPCLPGYHQWRLHNSKDCCLFLPLEALPRGAPTRCQLELSCMKCLLTSAGRCLPVQRHRGQGPT
- the PCT gene encoding phosphatidylcholine transfer protein isoform X10, with product MFAWHRRHVKSEVTPTQLHLTVEKIKAQKGPSLSCCHLKKVLASPLPSAMITSFLRPPQPCRTKTGLYEYKVFGVLEDCSPTLLADVYMDLDYRKQWDQYVKALYEQECNGQTVVYWEVKYPFPMSNRDYVYLRQRRDLDVEGRKIHVVLAQSTSVPQLVERSGVIRVKQYKQSLAIESDGKKGSKVFMYYFDNPGGQIPSWLINWAAKEGNCSGSLYH